The DNA window TAAACGAAAGTTTTGTGCAGCTGAATGAGATAATGATTAAGAAAACAAAAAGACATCTGCCTTTTAAAACAAACGTCTTTTCTAAAATATATAATTAACTTTAAAACTTCATTCGTTGTATTCTAACTGCATTTAATATTGCTAATAATGCTACCCCAACATCGGCAAAAACGGCTTCCCACATTGTGGCTAATCCTCCTGCTCCGAGTATCAAAACAATAGCTTTTACTGCAAACGCCAAACCAATGTTTTGATAGACAATTTGTTTGGTTTTTTTACCGATGTTTATTGCTGTGAAAATTTTATAAGGCTGGTCGTTTTGAATTACAATATCTGCCGTTTCAATAGTGGCATCACTGCCTAAACCACCCATTGCAATTCCTGCATCGGCAAGGGCAACTACTGGTGCATCGTTTACACCATCGCCAACAAAAGCAATTTTTAAGTTTTCAGATTTGAGTTCTTCTACTTTCTCTACCTTATTTTCAGGCAATAAATCGCCATAGGCTTGATCGATATTTAACTCTTTGGCAACAGCATCAACAACGGCTTGTTTGTCTCCCGAAAGCATTACTGTTTTTACATTTATTCTATGTAAACTTTCGATAGCTTGTTTGGCATCTTCTTTTATTTCGTCTGCAATTAGAAAATAGCCAGAATATTTTTGATTGATGGCAATAACGATAATCGTGAAAGGTGTATTGTCGATTTCGGCATCATAACTGATATTGAATTTCTTCATCAGTTTTACATTTCCTGCCAAGATTTCGTTTCCATCTACTTTGCCTTTTAATCCGTGTCCTGCAATTTCTTCGACGTCGGTAACGGTTGTGTTTTTCTCTGTTCCTTTTGCATATTCAATAATAGCTGTTCCAACGGGGTGAGTCGATTTGGTTTCTAATGCAGCCGTAAATTTTACTAAATCAGCTTCGGAAATATCCACAGCAACCACTTTTTGAACTTTGAAAACGCCCTTGGTCAGCGTTCCTGTTTTATCCATAACGACCACTTGAATGGTTGCCATTATATCCAGAAAATTAGATCCTTTGACCAGAATTCCATTTTTACTTGCTGCTCCAATTCCTCCAAAATATCCTAACGGAATGGAGATTACTAACGCACAAGGACAGGAAATAACCAAGAAAATTAATGCTCTGTACAGCCAATCGCTGAAGACATAATTGTCGACAAAAAGCATTGGTAACACGCAAATTGCAATGGCTAAAAATACCACTATTGGTGTGTATATTTTGGCAAATTTCCGAATGAATAATTCAGTTGGTGCTTTTTTTGCGGTGGCATCTTGCACCATTTCCAAGATTTTTGAGAGCTTACTATCTGAATAAGCTGTTGTTACTTCGACCAAAACAACTGTATTCAGGTTTATCATTCCGGCAAGAACGGTTTCGTCTTTTTGTTTTGTGTCGGGCTTGCTTTCTCCTGTTAGAGCTGCCGTGTTGAACGAAGCGGTGTCAGAAATTAACTTTCCGTCCAGTGCCAGTTTTTCTCCAGGTTTTAATTGAATGATTTCTCCAATGGATATTTCGGAAGCTTTTTTTACAGTCGCCTTTTCTCCATTCATTACTGTTGCTTCATCCGGTCTTTGATCCAATAATAATTTGATGTTCTTTTTTGCCCTTTGAACTGCCAATGTTTGAAATACTTCGCCAACTGCATAAAACAGCATCACGGCAACACCTTCTGGATATTCACCAATGGCAAATGCTCCAATAGTTGCGATACTCATTAATAGAAATTCTGAAAATATTTCGCCATTGCGAATGCTTTCAAAAGCCTCTTTTAGCACAGGAAAACCAACAGGTAAGTAGGCAACCGCATACCAAGCAATACGTACCCAAGCTGTAAACCAAGTTTGTGGAAAATAGTTATCAAAACCAATGGCAATAAGTAATAATGTAAAACTTATGATTGCCGGAACGAACATTCTAAGGGTGCTTTCGCTTTTTTGGGAATGGTCGTGATCGTGTCCGTCATCATCAGAATGTTCCGATTTAGAGTCAACAGCACAACAACTGATGTCAATATCAGTTTCTTGATTTATTTTTTCTTCGAGTGTGCAACAAAGCTGTTTGCCGTTTGCATCGTATTTATGTTTGTGCTTCATTTTTCAATTATTAATGTTCGTGTTCTCCACCACCTTTCATAGCAGAAAGTAAATAAAATGCCCCATTAATTACAATTTTTGCATCAGTAGGAATTGCTTCAACAAATTTCACTTCGGTATAACCTAAATCAGTTGTTCCTGGTATAACTTCTATTGCTTTGAAATGAACTTCATTGTGTCCTTCTTCCTCGCCAACAGCTTCTTCGGAATGTGCTTCGCCTTCTTTGTGTTCGTGTGCTTCTGCTTTTTTAGCTGTGGTTTTTTCTTCGTGTTCTTCCTGAATATACACAAAGTATTTATCCCCATTTTTAACTACAGCATCTTTGGGTACGGCAGGAACGGTTGTGTTTTTGATATTGATATTGGCAGAAACATACATCCCAGAAATTAAATCTTTGGAATCAGCTGGATTAATTTTGGCGTGAACCGCCACAGTTTTACTTTCGTTTGAAAATGATTTATTGATACCAAATATTGTTCCTTTAATGGATTTGTTTCCTTGGTTTGTTAAAATAAAGTCAATTGTTTGCCCCACAGAAATTGACCCTAAATCTTTTTCATACACATTCAAATCCAAGTGCATCTGACTGTTATCCACCACTTCAAAAAGGGTTGTTCCCGTTTCGGCAAATGCCCCTTTAGCAATACTGATTTTTCCAACATAACCCGATATTGGTGCAACAATTGGCACTAAACTAGAACCGCTTGTACTCATATTCAAGGCTTGTAATTTGTTTTTTGCTGCTTTTGCTCTTGCTCTTTCAACAGCTAGTTTTGCTTTTACTTCCTGAAGTACTTTTCTAGGATTTACATCTTGATCGCTTAATGTTTTTTGGCGATTGTATTCTAATTGCAAGTATTCAATATTGGCAATAGCCGAATTATAATCTTCCTGCATTTCAACAACTTCCAAATTTTGAATGGTTGCCAATACTTTTCCTTTGTTTACAAACGTGCCTTCAAGAACCAAAATGTCTTTAACCGTTCCGCCAATCAAGGTAGAAATATTTGCCCTGTTTTGTGGTGGAACTGTTGTATATCCATTGGCTTTTATTACTAAATTGAGATTCCTGTTTTCTACAGAACCCGTTTCAATACCAACTGTTTTGAATTGTACAGCGGTTAATGCTACTTCGTTTTCTGATTTTTCTTCTTCGTGGGCTTCTTCTGATTTTTTGTCGGCACAAGAATTTAGAGTAAAGAGAATAGAAAACAGCATACAGAGGTTGAAGAAATAACCAAGTTTATTATTTTGTTTTAAAAATATATTTTTCATTTTAAGAAATTTTAGTTGTTAGAAATGGATGGGAATTGCAATTGAATAGCACTTTGATTATAAGCATTAGTAGCTTCGGCATTTTGTTTTTTGATGTCGATGGCTTGGTTTAAAAAACTGATGTACGACCAATAACTCATATCGCCGTTTGCATAACTTTTTTGAGCCGTAGTAATAATCTGTTCTGCATACTGCAAACCTTCCTTTTGATAATAGTCTAATGCTTTTTGTTGTTTATCGAAATTATTTTTCAATTCCTGCATTTGCAATTTCAAAGCCAATTTATTTTTGTCTAATTCTAATTGAGATTGTGAAATGCTTATGGCAGATGCTTTGGCTTTGGCCGTATTGACACCACCAAATAAAGGGATTTGCAAGCCCGCAGTAAATCCTTGAAAATAAGATTTGGTATCTATGGTTTGTCCAAAATAACCCAATCCTAATTTTGGAGTTCGCAATGCTTTAAAGGTGTTAGCTTCTTTTTCATACACTGAAATTTGTTGTGTATAATAATCCGTTACCAACGTTTCTACTTTTGATTGGGTCACATTTGATTGCATCGAAAACTGCATTGGCGTTGTACTATCGGGCACAATATTTTCTTCGGTTTGAATAAAAAACTGCAATTGCTTTTGATAAATAGCCAAATCAAATTCGAGTTGAGCTTGCTGTGTTTCTATTTCTTTTGACTTTGC is part of the Flavobacterium nackdongense genome and encodes:
- a CDS encoding heavy metal translocating P-type ATPase, whose product is MKHKHKYDANGKQLCCTLEEKINQETDIDISCCAVDSKSEHSDDDGHDHDHSQKSESTLRMFVPAIISFTLLLIAIGFDNYFPQTWFTAWVRIAWYAVAYLPVGFPVLKEAFESIRNGEIFSEFLLMSIATIGAFAIGEYPEGVAVMLFYAVGEVFQTLAVQRAKKNIKLLLDQRPDEATVMNGEKATVKKASEISIGEIIQLKPGEKLALDGKLISDTASFNTAALTGESKPDTKQKDETVLAGMINLNTVVLVEVTTAYSDSKLSKILEMVQDATAKKAPTELFIRKFAKIYTPIVVFLAIAICVLPMLFVDNYVFSDWLYRALIFLVISCPCALVISIPLGYFGGIGAASKNGILVKGSNFLDIMATIQVVVMDKTGTLTKGVFKVQKVVAVDISEADLVKFTAALETKSTHPVGTAIIEYAKGTEKNTTVTDVEEIAGHGLKGKVDGNEILAGNVKLMKKFNISYDAEIDNTPFTIIVIAINQKYSGYFLIADEIKEDAKQAIESLHRINVKTVMLSGDKQAVVDAVAKELNIDQAYGDLLPENKVEKVEELKSENLKIAFVGDGVNDAPVVALADAGIAMGGLGSDATIETADIVIQNDQPYKIFTAINIGKKTKQIVYQNIGLAFAVKAIVLILGAGGLATMWEAVFADVGVALLAILNAVRIQRMKF
- a CDS encoding efflux RND transporter periplasmic adaptor subunit, with translation MLFSILFTLNSCADKKSEEAHEEEKSENEVALTAVQFKTVGIETGSVENRNLNLVIKANGYTTVPPQNRANISTLIGGTVKDILVLEGTFVNKGKVLATIQNLEVVEMQEDYNSAIANIEYLQLEYNRQKTLSDQDVNPRKVLQEVKAKLAVERARAKAAKNKLQALNMSTSGSSLVPIVAPISGYVGKISIAKGAFAETGTTLFEVVDNSQMHLDLNVYEKDLGSISVGQTIDFILTNQGNKSIKGTIFGINKSFSNESKTVAVHAKINPADSKDLISGMYVSANINIKNTTVPAVPKDAVVKNGDKYFVYIQEEHEEKTTAKKAEAHEHKEGEAHSEEAVGEEEGHNEVHFKAIEVIPGTTDLGYTEVKFVEAIPTDAKIVINGAFYLLSAMKGGGEHEH